A stretch of the Methylacidiphilum caldifontis genome encodes the following:
- a CDS encoding outer membrane lipoprotein-sorting protein yields MVFWGKRLLLILFFLNPYYLFSLWSKPNPDKPSPPLEFIQGRFWRNFRLKDYILKGSIQAAKDTYPITLILHDRSMEYHFIGLPLQIHVEINPDNTYVAYKNRPSEPWQPITGLNRTKHILNTDISYEDLCLDFIRWDKIKPLGTDSIKTLSCWAFDAYPGSILSAYAKVRYWIAEEYYALLRVEGYNKEGQIIKRLDINSVQRIGDAYVIKEMQIATIPPGKTLSSSKTYIQIEEGRPASAKESENLDLAPQLDHEEYTASGLSVESMNKK; encoded by the coding sequence ATGGTCTTTTGGGGTAAGCGTCTTCTTCTTATTTTGTTTTTTTTAAACCCATACTATCTCTTTTCCCTTTGGTCTAAGCCTAATCCTGACAAACCTTCTCCTCCCCTTGAATTCATCCAGGGTAGATTTTGGAGAAATTTCAGACTTAAAGATTACATTCTCAAAGGATCAATTCAAGCAGCTAAAGATACCTATCCAATAACTCTCATTCTTCATGACCGCTCAATGGAATATCATTTTATTGGTCTACCCTTACAGATACACGTGGAAATAAACCCTGATAATACCTATGTTGCCTATAAAAACCGCCCCTCAGAACCTTGGCAACCCATTACGGGCTTAAATCGTACAAAGCACATTTTGAACACAGACATAAGTTATGAAGATCTCTGTCTTGATTTTATCCGGTGGGATAAGATTAAACCCTTGGGAACCGATTCCATTAAAACCTTAAGTTGTTGGGCTTTTGATGCTTATCCCGGATCGATCCTCTCGGCTTATGCTAAAGTTAGATACTGGATTGCTGAAGAATATTACGCGCTTTTGAGAGTTGAAGGCTACAATAAGGAGGGACAAATTATCAAAAGATTAGATATCAATAGTGTACAACGCATTGGGGATGCCTATGTGATAAAAGAAATGCAAATAGCGACAATCCCTCCTGGTAAGACGCTCTCTTCTTCTAAGACTTATATTCAGATTGAAGAAGGTCGACCTGCTTCGGCCAAAGAAAGTGAAAATCTAGATCTTGCTCCTCAACTAGATCATGAAGAATATACGGCTAGTGGGCTCAGCGTTGAATCCATGAATAAAAAATAG
- the glmM gene encoding phosphoglucosamine mutase, which translates to MDYSQGVDRARILGSTAHFSSIIEIEGYMNPKAKALFGTDGIRGKANLYPMTPQIALAAGVAAAKVLTTHCPLKNKPRIVVGRDTRISSRMLEYAFISGVVARGVDVFELGVIPSPAVGNFSKIYEAIGGVMVSASHNPYYDNGLKFFGYDGAKLSIELEKEIEREINSFDWLGSEGPTGSQVGKIFLAANPLQDYQNLLKSFFPGGINLKGLKIVLDTANGASFEAAPAILDHYGAFLYPFGKEPNGININLNCGSMFPQNIQQVVRMAGADVGIALDGDGDRLVLCDENGELCDGDDILSILASDFKKKEKLAKNTIAVTVMSNLGLDETLAEEGIKVLRTPVGDRNVADALAKEGLSLGGEQSGHIIPFHYSRTADGLLTALMVLQIMCSTGKSLASLRKNRLRYPQKLWNIDIAQKKPLEEIVGLKKLLDELQAAFNGKGRVLLRYSGTEPKIRLLVEAKDEEQVHQVGQKLLNFLKEALG; encoded by the coding sequence TTGGATTATTCTCAAGGAGTCGATAGAGCCAGGATCCTTGGATCAACTGCTCACTTCTCTTCGATTATTGAAATAGAGGGCTACATGAACCCTAAGGCAAAAGCACTTTTTGGGACCGATGGCATTAGAGGTAAAGCTAATCTTTATCCCATGACCCCACAGATCGCTCTTGCCGCGGGTGTTGCTGCTGCAAAGGTTCTCACTACCCATTGTCCACTTAAAAATAAACCCCGGATAGTTGTGGGAAGAGATACGCGTATATCGAGCCGGATGCTCGAGTATGCTTTTATTTCAGGAGTAGTAGCTAGGGGGGTAGATGTTTTTGAGCTCGGAGTTATTCCTTCTCCAGCTGTTGGAAATTTTTCCAAGATTTATGAGGCTATCGGAGGAGTAATGGTCAGTGCCTCTCACAATCCCTATTATGACAATGGGCTTAAATTCTTTGGATATGATGGGGCAAAGCTTAGCATTGAGTTGGAAAAAGAAATTGAAAGGGAAATAAATAGCTTTGATTGGCTGGGCTCTGAAGGTCCTACGGGCTCACAGGTGGGTAAAATTTTTTTAGCGGCTAATCCCCTCCAGGATTATCAAAATCTGCTTAAAAGTTTTTTTCCTGGTGGTATCAATTTGAAAGGGCTCAAAATTGTACTCGATACAGCTAATGGTGCTTCATTCGAGGCGGCACCAGCTATTTTGGATCATTATGGGGCTTTTCTTTATCCTTTTGGAAAGGAACCTAACGGGATCAATATAAACCTGAACTGTGGAAGTATGTTTCCACAGAATATCCAGCAAGTTGTACGTATGGCTGGGGCAGACGTAGGTATAGCTCTTGATGGGGATGGAGATAGGTTAGTTCTTTGTGATGAAAATGGGGAGCTTTGTGATGGTGATGATATTTTGAGCATTCTTGCTTCTGATTTTAAAAAGAAAGAAAAACTGGCTAAAAACACGATCGCTGTGACTGTGATGAGCAATCTGGGTCTTGATGAGACTCTAGCTGAAGAGGGCATAAAGGTCCTCCGTACACCCGTAGGGGATAGGAATGTTGCCGATGCGTTGGCTAAAGAAGGGCTCTCATTGGGTGGAGAGCAATCTGGCCATATTATCCCTTTTCATTATTCAAGAACTGCTGATGGTCTGCTTACCGCTTTGATGGTGTTGCAGATAATGTGTTCAACGGGCAAGAGCCTCGCAAGTTTAAGGAAAAATAGGCTACGCTATCCCCAAAAATTATGGAACATCGATATAGCACAAAAAAAACCTTTAGAAGAAATAGTTGGGCTAAAAAAATTGCTGGATGAATTGCAGGCCGCTTTCAATGGCAAAGGCCGAGTATTATTGAGGTACTCGGGAACAGAACCTAAAATCAGGCTTTTAGTTGAGGCTAAGGATGAAGAACAGGTTCATCAGGTAGGTCAAAAGCTTTTAAATTTCCTTAAAGAAGCCCTAGGTTGA
- the cdaA gene encoding diadenylate cyclase CdaA, which produces MKLFGFPISGILEILIIATAIYQIWKLLQGTRGFQVLTGLIVVLVGLTLFSSVFHLRVLTELLRLFSPSFFVALVVLFQPELRQVFAEVGRRSVVHIGRQQKSEVIEHIVNAAEILQREHIGALIAIEQDDVFMPARDTGTILNAQVSADLLVTIFYPRTPLHDGGVIIRGDQIVVAAAIFPLSQVEQMERLLGLRHRAALGLSEQTDAVVVVISEVTSVISVAYKGKMERHFDPDGLRAKLTQILV; this is translated from the coding sequence ATGAAATTATTCGGATTTCCCATCTCTGGGATACTGGAAATTTTGATTATCGCCACCGCCATATATCAAATATGGAAGTTGCTCCAGGGAACCAGGGGATTCCAGGTATTGACGGGACTCATCGTAGTCCTTGTGGGACTGACTTTATTTTCTTCCGTGTTTCATTTAAGAGTACTGACTGAGCTGCTTAGGCTTTTTTCTCCCTCCTTTTTTGTTGCCCTTGTGGTTTTATTTCAACCGGAGCTGCGTCAAGTTTTTGCAGAAGTGGGTCGTAGAAGCGTTGTTCATATTGGCAGGCAACAGAAATCTGAAGTCATTGAACATATCGTCAATGCGGCTGAAATTCTCCAGAGAGAACACATAGGGGCACTGATCGCGATCGAACAAGATGATGTTTTTATGCCTGCAAGGGACACAGGGACTATTTTGAATGCTCAGGTCAGCGCGGATCTACTGGTCACTATTTTCTATCCAAGAACTCCACTTCATGATGGGGGAGTTATTATCAGGGGTGATCAGATTGTTGTTGCGGCAGCCATTTTTCCTTTGAGCCAGGTCGAACAGATGGAAAGACTTTTGGGACTGAGGCATAGGGCTGCTTTAGGGTTAAGTGAACAGACCGATGCGGTAGTCGTAGTTATCTCTGAGGTCACAAGTGTTATTTCGGTGGCATACAAAGGAAAAATGGAAAGGCATTTTGATCCCGATGGGCTTAGAGCAAAACTAACTCAGATACTTGTTTAA
- the folP gene encoding dihydropteroate synthase, whose product MQWNLGKKILHFPVGRPMIMGVINLTPDSFSDGGKFINPQRAVDRALWMQDSGVDFIDLGAESTRPGAEPVSEKEEISRLLPVIKRCRMKLTVPLSVDTYKAAVCRMAIEEGTDIINDVSGGGWDPSILEVVAAENVGYILVHSRGRPKTMQKDAQYGDVVEEVFAELYNRLQRCFDMGIAKERIVCDVGFGFAKNRTHNLILLRRLNRFLDLGRPLMIGVSRKSFLQFFAKQHGVDIEIMNIIAQTVAFLMGVEIWRVHDVATAVAAREFLEKLWDTGFVQ is encoded by the coding sequence ATGCAATGGAATTTAGGAAAAAAAATACTCCATTTTCCTGTGGGGCGGCCCATGATTATGGGTGTCATTAACTTAACCCCAGATTCTTTTTCTGACGGGGGCAAATTTATAAACCCTCAAAGGGCTGTTGATCGAGCGCTCTGGATGCAAGACAGTGGGGTTGACTTTATTGATCTTGGAGCCGAATCTACACGTCCAGGGGCAGAACCCGTGAGTGAAAAGGAAGAAATTTCAAGGCTTCTTCCCGTCATTAAAAGATGCAGGATGAAATTGACTGTGCCCTTGTCAGTGGATACTTATAAAGCGGCGGTCTGTCGAATGGCTATAGAAGAAGGAACGGATATCATTAATGATGTTTCAGGAGGTGGGTGGGATCCGTCAATCCTAGAGGTGGTTGCAGCTGAAAATGTTGGCTATATCCTTGTCCATTCTCGTGGAAGACCCAAGACAATGCAAAAAGATGCTCAATACGGGGATGTGGTTGAAGAAGTGTTTGCTGAGCTTTACAATCGGCTCCAGCGGTGTTTTGACATGGGGATAGCGAAGGAAAGAATTGTTTGTGACGTGGGATTTGGTTTTGCAAAAAACAGGACCCACAATCTTATTTTGCTGAGAAGATTAAATCGTTTTCTTGATTTAGGAAGGCCACTTATGATCGGAGTATCAAGGAAAAGTTTTTTGCAATTTTTTGCAAAACAACATGGGGTAGATATTGAAATAATGAATATCATTGCGCAAACAGTTGCTTTTTTGATGGGTGTGGAAATTTGGAGAGTGCATGATGTTGCGACGGCTGTAGCGGCAAGAGAATTTCTGGAGAAACTCTGGGATACGGGTTTTGTACAATGA
- the polX gene encoding DNA polymerase/3'-5' exonuclease PolX, translating into MPKKKKETHLPSSSPQLSQTQEKKTYPAKKIDKSMVVSVLEGIATLLELKGENPFKSRAYRTAARVIDTLAEELSDLIAQGRFKGIKGIGEGIGEKIIQLVTTGNLPYYEELKKEFPPSLLELLDIPGVGPKRAKVLYEELGIKDIDSLEKACKEHRIAGLAGFGQKTEENILLGINQFRSFSAYHRYGDLVDIVEELLDYLKKNPSIVHVHVAGSFRRGKEIVKDLDFLCTSKNPGAVMDYFVQFPQVRRIVNHGETKSTVIFDKGLSCDLRVVPDEDYAYALLHFTGSKEHNVALRQRAIAQGKKLSEWGLFQLSKLEEKPVAESESEDNPQTMQPQESKIFCRTEKDVYAALGLAYIPPELRENMGEIEAAQNNEIPRLVQWEDIRGVFHCHTTESDGRSSLEDMAKAAMEMGLEYLGIADHSKSSFQANGLSEERVYAQLDKIKNMNSRLQNFRLLSGIECDILKEGKLDFSDTLLKELDYVVASLHAGFSNDEEDNTQRLIKAMENPYVTMLGHPTGRLLLVRKPYPVNMEKVIDCAAKTGTWIELNAQPMRLDMDWRLWKSARDKGVKCVINPDAHHVKEIGYYKIGVNIARKGWLRKEDVINCLSLNDITKALQIKGRKKTPF; encoded by the coding sequence ATGCCAAAGAAAAAAAAGGAAACTCATCTTCCCTCTTCTTCCCCGCAACTATCCCAAACACAAGAGAAAAAAACTTATCCTGCAAAAAAAATCGACAAGTCGATGGTTGTCTCTGTCCTGGAAGGCATTGCCACTTTGCTTGAACTGAAAGGGGAAAATCCTTTCAAATCCAGAGCTTATCGGACAGCTGCCAGGGTTATTGATACTTTAGCTGAAGAGTTGAGCGATCTCATTGCTCAGGGACGTTTCAAAGGGATAAAAGGCATAGGGGAAGGAATAGGGGAAAAAATCATTCAACTTGTAACGACGGGCAATTTGCCTTATTACGAAGAACTCAAAAAAGAGTTTCCACCCAGTCTTTTGGAATTGCTCGATATTCCAGGGGTTGGACCTAAGAGGGCAAAGGTTCTTTACGAGGAGCTTGGGATTAAGGACATTGATTCTTTGGAGAAAGCATGCAAAGAGCATCGTATTGCGGGATTGGCGGGTTTTGGCCAGAAGACTGAAGAAAACATTCTTCTTGGCATTAATCAGTTCCGGTCTTTTTCTGCCTATCATCGATACGGCGATCTTGTTGATATTGTTGAGGAACTTCTTGATTACCTGAAAAAAAATCCTTCGATTGTCCATGTTCATGTTGCAGGGAGTTTTCGGAGAGGGAAAGAAATCGTTAAAGATCTAGATTTTCTTTGCACATCGAAAAATCCAGGGGCTGTGATGGATTATTTCGTGCAGTTTCCTCAAGTCAGGCGCATTGTGAATCATGGGGAAACCAAATCTACCGTTATATTTGACAAAGGTCTTTCCTGTGATCTCCGGGTTGTACCCGATGAAGATTATGCCTATGCTCTTCTTCATTTTACAGGAAGCAAGGAACATAACGTGGCTTTACGGCAAAGGGCGATAGCTCAAGGCAAAAAATTATCTGAATGGGGACTTTTTCAGCTTTCAAAATTAGAGGAAAAACCGGTAGCGGAAAGCGAATCTGAGGATAATCCTCAGACTATGCAACCTCAAGAATCAAAGATTTTCTGCAGAACCGAAAAAGATGTTTATGCTGCTTTGGGGTTGGCCTACATTCCCCCTGAGCTTAGAGAAAACATGGGAGAGATTGAGGCGGCTCAGAACAATGAAATTCCAAGGCTTGTGCAATGGGAAGATATTCGTGGGGTTTTCCATTGCCATACAACGGAAAGTGACGGCAGGAGCAGCTTAGAAGATATGGCCAAAGCGGCCATGGAAATGGGACTGGAATACCTGGGTATTGCTGACCACTCGAAATCTTCATTCCAAGCCAACGGGCTAAGCGAAGAAAGAGTATATGCCCAACTAGATAAGATAAAAAACATGAATTCTCGATTGCAAAATTTCCGGCTCTTGAGCGGCATCGAGTGTGACATATTAAAAGAGGGCAAACTTGACTTTTCTGACACCTTGCTCAAAGAGCTTGACTATGTGGTAGCTTCCCTTCATGCCGGTTTTTCTAATGATGAAGAGGATAACACCCAGAGACTTATAAAAGCGATGGAAAATCCTTACGTAACAATGTTGGGGCATCCAACCGGAAGGTTGTTGTTGGTTAGAAAACCCTATCCCGTAAACATGGAAAAGGTTATTGATTGTGCAGCAAAGACGGGCACTTGGATAGAGTTGAATGCCCAACCCATGCGACTGGATATGGACTGGAGGCTTTGGAAATCAGCCAGAGATAAAGGAGTAAAATGTGTTATTAATCCTGATGCTCACCATGTCAAGGAAATTGGTTATTATAAAATTGGGGTCAACATCGCCCGTAAAGGTTGGCTACGCAAAGAAGACGTGATCAACTGTCTATCCTTGAATGACATTACCAAGGCTTTGCAGATCAAAGGAAGAAAGAAAACTCCTTTTTAA
- the hemL gene encoding glutamate-1-semialdehyde 2,1-aminomutase gives MVFSLSEKLWAEAQQLFPGGVNSPVRSFKSVGGIPFYVSRAKGSKLFDVDGNSYTDYVCSWGALIHGHAHPAVVRSIGETLQDGTSFGANSPLEIKLAQLIRSAMPSIEKIRFVNSGTEACMSAIRIARGFSGREKIIKFEGCYHGHSDSLLVKAGSGALTTGVPDSSGVPSCLSSLTVVLPWNDKPTLLEAFKKYGKETAAVILEPIPANCGLIPPTEGFLECLLSTAKQYGTLVIFDEVITGFRLAMGGAQELFGIQPDLTVLGKIIGGGLPVGAVGGKKEIMDCLSPVGTVYQAGTLSGNPLAMAAGIAQLEQIKKLPTYSQLETLGRQLETAIEDIQKKLSIPLQFHRFGSMFSFFFTPKKVLSAADAYGVDKKRFSHFFTSLLHSGIFLPPSPYETAFLSTAHSESDIDELAKIVYDTLKKIT, from the coding sequence ATGGTCTTTTCACTCTCCGAAAAGTTATGGGCAGAAGCTCAACAACTGTTTCCTGGTGGCGTTAATTCTCCCGTTCGATCATTCAAATCGGTAGGGGGCATTCCTTTTTATGTAAGCCGGGCCAAAGGTTCAAAACTTTTTGATGTCGATGGGAACAGTTATACCGATTATGTCTGTTCATGGGGAGCTTTAATTCATGGCCATGCTCATCCTGCCGTTGTCCGATCCATCGGTGAGACTCTCCAGGACGGAACAAGTTTTGGGGCTAATAGTCCTCTTGAAATCAAGCTTGCGCAGCTCATCCGTTCCGCTATGCCTTCGATTGAAAAAATCAGATTTGTCAACAGCGGTACAGAAGCATGCATGAGTGCGATAAGAATCGCCAGGGGTTTTAGCGGAAGAGAAAAGATCATAAAGTTTGAAGGTTGTTATCACGGCCATTCAGATAGTCTTTTAGTTAAGGCGGGATCTGGGGCCTTGACCACGGGTGTCCCGGACAGTTCGGGGGTTCCCTCCTGCCTTTCTTCTTTAACTGTTGTTCTTCCTTGGAATGACAAACCAACACTCCTCGAAGCGTTTAAAAAGTACGGGAAAGAAACAGCGGCCGTTATCCTTGAGCCCATACCCGCCAACTGTGGTTTAATTCCTCCTACCGAAGGTTTTTTAGAATGCTTACTTTCCACCGCTAAACAATACGGCACCCTCGTTATATTCGATGAAGTGATCACCGGTTTCAGGTTGGCTATGGGTGGGGCACAGGAACTTTTTGGCATTCAACCTGACCTTACTGTTCTTGGAAAAATCATTGGGGGGGGACTCCCTGTTGGAGCTGTGGGAGGCAAAAAAGAAATTATGGATTGCCTATCTCCTGTAGGAACAGTCTACCAAGCGGGGACATTGAGTGGTAATCCTCTGGCAATGGCTGCGGGTATCGCTCAACTTGAACAGATAAAAAAACTCCCGACCTATAGCCAGCTTGAAACTTTGGGCAGACAACTTGAAACGGCTATTGAAGATATTCAAAAAAAGTTATCTATTCCTTTGCAGTTCCACCGCTTTGGCTCGATGTTCAGTTTTTTCTTTACCCCTAAAAAAGTACTATCAGCTGCTGACGCCTATGGCGTGGATAAAAAGAGATTTTCTCATTTCTTTACCTCCCTTCTCCATTCAGGGATATTCCTTCCACCTTCTCCCTATGAAACTGCTTTTTTGAGTACCGCCCACAGCGAAAGCGACATTGATGAACTGGCTAAGATAGTTTATGATACTTTAAAAAAGATCACATGA
- a CDS encoding SpoIVB peptidase S55 domain-containing protein has protein sequence MIVLLRLVLLVFLFLGFFSSLKIHDCLGSDSTSPSEYYPKDKLKPGMRGITYTVLQGDKIEPLQTEILGIAKNYIGPGLDLIIAKLVDPKTAVIGAVHGMSGSPLYVDGKLVGALSRRIASFEKDGHCGFTPIEDMLKVEWMENQSSASPSQYLSMGSRSSWNLIAPQQLGGFSQQRTDWLAVPLTISGINQNLFEKYLKRFGWDKFPFLVVSGGAESRPVPVQPESLQPGSPVSAVMMTGDISIGGTGTLTWRKGMNILAFGHPMFGFGKSDLPMAMAEVITTIPSYETPYKLANIGSVIGTILEDRLSAIGGKIGSLPPMASYSLKRIHDDKMMKPLEGRFISHPSLSPMLVNLALAEALSSTDSASRTFSVKVEGKVLFENLPSLSLGGFYSGHDTDIIDATMEITKPLNLLFEQPWIEPKIKSLDLSVVSSEKEKIWMVEKIFTDFQKYKPSSQVHLQLELKEKYGEKLFRTVSLDIPPTVNTPTTLSVRVLSGNILDKIILDKKIQGITDARELIEALNKRHKTNSLYIQLVAESPGEVRAGHPLPSLPLSFTVLSNATNISKNTVPDNEQILTEIEMELPGMAWADKAVKVEVQ, from the coding sequence ATGATTGTGTTATTACGACTCGTTTTGTTGGTTTTTCTTTTTTTAGGGTTCTTTTCTTCTTTGAAGATCCATGATTGCCTTGGATCTGACAGTACCTCCCCTTCCGAATATTACCCCAAGGATAAGTTAAAACCGGGGATGAGAGGCATAACCTACACCGTCTTGCAGGGTGATAAAATTGAACCGCTCCAAACCGAAATTTTGGGTATTGCTAAAAACTACATTGGTCCAGGACTTGATCTGATCATTGCAAAGCTTGTAGATCCCAAGACGGCGGTAATCGGAGCTGTCCATGGAATGAGTGGTAGTCCTCTCTATGTTGATGGGAAACTTGTAGGCGCTCTGTCGCGACGCATCGCTTCCTTTGAAAAAGATGGACACTGTGGTTTTACTCCAATAGAAGATATGCTGAAGGTTGAATGGATGGAAAATCAAAGCTCAGCCTCTCCATCGCAATATCTTTCTATGGGGAGCAGGTCAAGCTGGAATCTTATAGCCCCCCAGCAGCTGGGAGGATTTTCCCAACAAAGAACGGATTGGCTGGCTGTTCCTCTAACAATCAGTGGTATAAACCAAAATCTATTTGAAAAATATCTTAAGCGATTCGGGTGGGATAAATTCCCTTTCCTAGTCGTTTCAGGAGGAGCTGAATCAAGGCCTGTCCCTGTCCAACCTGAATCTTTACAGCCTGGCTCTCCCGTATCTGCTGTCATGATGACAGGAGACATCTCCATCGGAGGAACAGGGACTTTAACATGGAGAAAAGGGATGAATATTTTGGCCTTTGGGCATCCCATGTTTGGTTTTGGGAAAAGCGATCTGCCCATGGCTATGGCTGAAGTCATCACGACTATTCCCAGTTACGAAACTCCCTATAAATTGGCAAACATTGGCTCAGTAATAGGAACGATTCTGGAGGATAGGCTTTCTGCGATTGGGGGTAAAATAGGATCTCTTCCTCCCATGGCTTCCTATAGTTTAAAAAGAATCCATGACGATAAAATGATGAAGCCTTTAGAAGGTCGCTTTATCTCTCATCCTTCGCTTTCTCCAATGCTCGTCAATCTTGCTTTAGCTGAAGCTCTATCTTCTACAGACAGCGCTTCGCGAACATTCTCTGTTAAAGTGGAGGGTAAAGTACTTTTTGAAAACCTTCCCTCGCTTTCACTAGGAGGTTTTTATTCGGGTCATGATACTGACATTATTGATGCCACGATGGAAATCACCAAGCCATTGAATCTCCTTTTTGAGCAACCATGGATAGAGCCCAAAATCAAATCATTAGATCTTTCCGTTGTTTCTTCAGAAAAAGAAAAAATATGGATGGTCGAAAAGATCTTTACCGATTTTCAAAAGTATAAACCTTCTTCACAGGTCCATCTTCAGCTTGAACTAAAAGAAAAGTATGGGGAAAAACTCTTTCGGACCGTAAGCCTAGATATTCCCCCTACGGTCAATACTCCTACGACTTTAAGTGTACGCGTACTTTCTGGAAATATTCTCGACAAGATTATTTTAGATAAAAAAATTCAGGGTATAACCGATGCACGCGAGCTTATTGAGGCCTTGAATAAAAGGCATAAGACCAATAGCCTTTACATACAACTGGTTGCGGAAAGCCCTGGAGAAGTTCGTGCAGGCCATCCATTGCCCTCATTACCCCTTTCTTTTACAGTCCTCTCCAATGCGACGAATATTTCCAAGAACACTGTTCCAGACAACGAGCAGATATTAACAGAAATCGAAATGGAACTTCCAGGTATGGCATGGGCAGATAAGGCTGTAAAAGTTGAAGTCCAATAA
- a CDS encoding cytochrome-c peroxidase, protein MQKFKLPFLTLICSYFFISNFSNHGFSQDITPDKVKTIFGIIPKVAENPSNPVTPEKVNLGRYLFFDPRLSKSGKISCNSCHSLANSGVDGLATSIGHKWQIGPRNAPTVLNAALEFSQFWDGRAKDVEEQAMGPMLNPKEMASTKELVVQRLKSIPQYVDMFKKAFPDETDPVTFENTAKAIAAFERTLLTPSRFDRYMDGDLSALSPEEKEGLKTFIQTGCISCHNGTDIGGGMFQKFGLVNKVSWLQDLGRFEVTKNPADKYVFKVPSLRNITKTAPYFNNGHTWSLEEAVKTMGYVQLGKTLSDEEVKKIVSFLGSLSAEPPLQVTLPNLPPSTPQTPRPMP, encoded by the coding sequence ATGCAAAAGTTCAAGCTCCCTTTTCTTACTTTAATTTGTTCTTATTTTTTCATATCGAATTTTTCCAACCATGGGTTTTCTCAAGATATCACGCCGGATAAAGTTAAAACCATCTTTGGCATTATTCCAAAAGTAGCCGAAAACCCTTCTAATCCCGTTACTCCAGAAAAAGTGAACTTGGGCCGTTATCTCTTTTTCGATCCAAGGCTTTCAAAGAGCGGCAAGATTAGCTGCAACTCATGCCATAGCTTGGCTAATAGCGGGGTAGATGGGTTGGCCACTTCCATCGGCCACAAATGGCAAATCGGTCCAAGAAATGCTCCAACAGTATTAAATGCAGCCTTGGAATTTAGCCAATTCTGGGATGGTCGAGCCAAGGATGTTGAAGAGCAAGCCATGGGACCTATGCTTAATCCCAAAGAAATGGCTTCGACTAAAGAACTTGTAGTCCAAAGACTGAAAAGCATCCCCCAATACGTCGACATGTTTAAGAAGGCATTTCCTGATGAAACGGACCCCGTTACTTTTGAAAACACCGCAAAAGCGATAGCTGCTTTTGAACGTACTCTTTTGACTCCCTCTCGTTTCGATCGATACATGGATGGCGATCTTTCCGCTTTAAGTCCAGAAGAAAAAGAAGGACTGAAAACTTTTATCCAAACGGGTTGTATTTCATGTCATAATGGAACAGACATTGGAGGAGGGATGTTTCAAAAGTTCGGGTTGGTCAACAAGGTCAGCTGGTTGCAGGACCTAGGTAGATTCGAAGTGACCAAGAATCCTGCAGATAAATATGTTTTCAAAGTACCTAGCCTGCGTAACATTACTAAAACGGCCCCTTACTTTAACAACGGTCATACTTGGTCTCTTGAAGAAGCCGTAAAAACAATGGGTTATGTACAGCTGGGGAAGACTTTGAGTGATGAAGAGGTCAAGAAAATAGTGAGCTTTCTGGGAAGTCTTTCTGCAGAACCTCCATTACAAGTTACATTGCCTAATCTTCCACCCTCGACTCCACAAACCCCTAGACCAATGCCCTGA